The following DNA comes from Notolabrus celidotus isolate fNotCel1 chromosome 12, fNotCel1.pri, whole genome shotgun sequence.
TGAAGGCACACTTAAACCTGTAGCCTATTGCTCCCGTACCCTCACTGCTGCAGAGAAGTCATATGCACAGATAGAGAAAGAATGCCTTGCCAGCGTGTGGGCGTCAGAGAGATTCTATCTGTATTTATGTGGTCTGGAGAGCTACAAACTACTGACAGATCACAAACCCCTGGTGACACTTATCAAAAACAAGGATCTTGATAAAACGCCGCTGAGATGTCAGCGACTGTTCATTCGACTCATGAAGTTCAATCCCGTCGCTGAATACATCCCAGGTAAAAACTTGATCGTGCCTGATGTGTTGTCTAGGCATCCAGAGTTTAAGACCGATGATACTAGACGAGATGAGGAAGTCCAAGCATATGTGGATGCGATCGAAGAGCACGAGAGAGACAAACCGTTCCTCGAACGCATTAAAGCTGAAACCGAAAAGGATCCGTCGTTGAATCTTATCCAAAACTACATCCAGTCTGGTTGGCCACAATATGCAAGAAATGTTGCCAGGCCTGCCTTGGACTACTACATGGAGAGAGGTAGCCTAAGTGAACAAAACGGATTGTTAAAAAGAGGAAATCAAATTGTGATTCCGCTAACCTTACAAGATGAGATGGTGGAAAGGATTCATCATGGTCATCAAGGCTTAAACAAATCAAGGCAGAGATACAAGGATGCCTGGTGGCCAAAGATAAGTAATGCAGTAAAAGAGAAAGTATCATCATGTCCTCTCTGTAACGAGCACAAACCCAGCCAGCACCGCGAACCACTCATCACTACACCACTGCCTGAACTGCCGTGGCAGAAACTGGCTGCCAACTTGTGCGAGTTCAAAGGTCGGAACTTTCTAGTAGTTATAGAGTACTATTCAAGGTGGCTGGAAATACTAACCTCACCAGGATCACAAGTGAAGTTCTAATAAACAAACTACTTAGCGTATTTGCACGGTTTGGGATACCTGAAGAGCTATTAACTGATAATGGCCCTCAATTCACCTCCCAGCAGTTTCGAGACTTCATGCATAAGTATGACATCAAGCATACAACGTCAAGCCCATATTATCCACAAGCTAACGGAATAGCAGAGCAAGCCGTCAAGACAGCCAAGAGCATACTGCAGCAGCCTGACCCTCAGCTCGTCAAGATAATGGCACCTGGGCCACACTTAGCCTAATGGGGTTCaagtcattcccccactctttcccactttcctgcactatccactgtcctctcctctacaaattaaaggtgtaaaagccccccccccccccccccccccccccaaaaaaaaatagcatttacttaatttaagaatatttttcaacatattgagaaaaggtctcatattttttttatttctatcaagaaAAATGCACTTGTCATCAGTGAAAATACACTAATTTAAAGGTATTTCTgggttcattgaggttagatattctaacttgttttggaaagtcttgaaAAGCCAAATTTTCTTGTGCTGTTGGCAGATCattttgcttagtttaagtaatataccccaatttttgtatatttgtttttgtttttgaaggctggctttttgcagtgcAAGTTTTTTACAATGAAATTggccgaactgttattcctagATTTTAAGAATACATACAAGAAAAGGTTTTGAACCTGTGCATTGTCAATCTTAATCCACTGCTCTTCTGAGGTATTTTTAACAATATGGTATAAGTACAATGCTTGAGTGGCTAAATAATATAGCTCTAAATCTGGGAGATTGAATCCTCCTTCAGACCTAGATACATGCAGAACCTTCCTCTTGATTCTAGGGGTTTTCTTTCCCCATATGAACTCAGTTGTAGAGGCAGGGATGGGTTTCTCACTTATCACTTCtcttagaaaatagaaaataaagaaaatgtttaaaatataaagCTTTATACCACTTTTCTTGAAGTTTATCAATTTTGTGATTAGTGGCTGAGCTGACtgcaatacaaggggcaccagctgaaatcttgcctagggcaccaaaaTGGTTAGTGCCGGCTCTGAGTAAGACCATTCAAACTCTGTCAATTAAAACATCTGTCCAATATAACCCACAGAAAAATATGTCTGAAACAGAATTTTGCTGTAACTAGCAAAAGTGATTACTAATTAGCAAAATGTACATCTAATGCTCAAGCTGTGTTTCCCCAACACATGGGGTGAAAGTCACTAGAATCACTTGAAACGCACGACTTGAGTCCAAGGATGGTTGTGGGACTAaagatgaaatgaatgaaaacactaAAGGTTTCAGAGAAACAATAAGGAAACACAATGTAGTAGTGTCAGGAAGAATAACAGTGACAATTCAAGAAGAGGTGAAGGTCCTGAATAAACAGTGATTAGTTCACTTTCTCCCTGAACTGATCCTAAAGAGCTCTGAACCATCCAGTGAACATCACATACGCAATAAAATAAGCCTTCAATGTCAATTATTAACACAGAAGTAAAGAGTAATAATGAATACAGAGTAGTGAATAAGCATTGCCTCATGACTTTATGATGACCGGAGCATTACCCTTGCGTTGTACATCTTTCTGTGTGGATATGCAGCATCTGTATTGTTCTAATTTTAACCTTTTAATACTTTGTTAAAGGCAAATGACTCCGGTAGTTTCAGTCTTCACTTTATGATTTGAGCTTTGAAGATGTTAAATTCAATATGATCAGTAAATGCGTGAGCTTCCTATtctatggacacacacacatttcacccATGCTTAAACATAGACTGAGAACTAAAGGatttttctttcactctgaaaaaaaatctgcctttcagTAGTTAAAGTTAAACATTCATCCTTGTCACTGTCCCCTTCTTGATTTCCAGTTCTTTGCATTCCTGACCACACTGTGCTACGCAGGCAGCACTTACCTGAGCTACCGTTCCTGGAGAGCCACAGAGGTGGGACAATAATCTCATCACTTTGTGTCCATCGGACTCTTCCTGGAGGACATTTCTGATGGAGATCTATCCCTTCAGACCAGGATGAGACTGAAGTTAAACTAAAAACtaatacaaagaagaagaaactataATATGTCTATGATGGAATacctttttgtttgcatgttttgtttttattttctaggCAGAAATgtaagaagaggaagacagattTTGTGCTCACCTTAACTTACCAGCAAAGTTAAGaaagtacattaaaaacacaagtaGTTAACAACAGcttaatatttatttgatgtgagGTTGATGTTCTTCTAATCAGAGCAACTCTACACACAGTCACTTTTAAGTTCACACAGTGAGACACAGGACAGCGCTAAGACACCAAATTCAGAATAACTCAGCACCTCAACATAAACAAGGTCAAgtagaaacaaagacaaatcaacaaagacaaaaagaatTTGCTCTGTAATGATTTTTATTGCTAACACTAAATTTTGGATTGCACAGCAGCATGATCATATGATTATGTGTATCATTCAATCTTTGAACCACATCTCTCAAtgaatttgttttatattcCAAACCTAGCAGTCACCAGAGGAAACCTAATACCCGTGTCGTCTCACCTTTCATAACTTGGCAAGAGGCCGGCTCAGGAGGAGTTCCATGTGCTCATAGCTGATAATTATATAATTCATGCAGTTGATGTTAAACTAATAGCTCAattaatttctctttctttatgtgattaaaaataattatataataagTGTCcctttgtttaatgtcattttgtaatCATTCGTTTGTGTATTGTAATGAGTTACAGTGATAGaccatgttcttctcatttatatttgtgtttactttattcTTACTGTATACAGGAGCTACATTCatttagcctactgtgaacaataCAGATGACTCCttagtttagagttagtgaacagttaattatcaaaagcatcagtagcagtaggttaaatcagaaaggagcaggaaacagccacatgctcatctAGGCATAGGCTAATTTTCTAGCTATTAGCCCGCCCTGCCACACTAGGATTCACCTGCCGTGAATCCACAGTGAGTCTTTCTCCCTCAATTATGTATCTTTGATGTAGTGGATTGTTGACAATGTATCAGGATGCGTATTGTATCGGCCTCAAACCAGAGATGTCCAGCCCTGTTCTTCAGACATGAGGGTCTGCTTCACACCAACTCTAGGATCTGGTCTTCTGTGGACTGTACCAGCCCGAGGAATCTTCAACATTTCATTGGtgagtttaatgtgtgtttattttgtaaaggAGGAGTCAGTCAAGGGTTTGTTACATGTGGATTCTGGGGGCGGCCATTTTGTTTGTATTCAGTGAACATGTAATGCCTCCAATGCTTCTATTAGGTCACAATAGGATTTCAAGAATGGTAGGTGTCATAACAGTCACAAAGCCTTTCAGAATGTAGAGTCTGAGTTTTTAAACATATACAGGACCAAGCTgacagaccacacacacacttcacagatTTAATCTGGAGAAcacagtcagagtcagagagacagcAACAATCCTCAAACCAAAGAGAGAAATGGAAAACTCAGAATCAACCAGCTGGTACCAACCGATGGACATAGATGAGTCAAATGAGACTCTGGAGGAGATCATCACAAGGTATTGTCGCTGGCCAAGCCAAGACAAACCTCATCCTCAATACCATCAGAGGCGCCCACCCCAACGGCAGGAGAGGTATCCCGCTGCTGACAGCCAGgtccaggagctgcaggagaggctggaggaggagcaTAAACAGAGACTCCAGTGTGAGGAGGAGAACAGGTGTTTGAAAGAACAACTGAAACGCCTGAAGCACTCCTTTCAGCCTCAGAACCTCACCCACTATGTGCAGCACACCACAGGGAAGTTCACTGGTATAATCAACGACCTAAACCAGAAGCTCACAGCCAAGGAGGAGGCCAATAAGACCCTcaagaaggaggtggaggacctGAAGCAATGGCTGGCAGAAGCCAAGACCAGCCAGACTGAGCTGTCCTCCAAATTAACATCCCAGAATGAGGACATGGACAGACTCAAGAAGGAGGTGGACAATCTCACCAATGAGAACGAAAACCAGACCTGGTTGGGTGACCTCGTTCTGAATGAGCTGGCCGAGGTCAGGGAGAAGCTTTCGGCGCTGGAGGCCTTAGACCTCCAGGAGCAGGTGGACAAGCTCACCAAGGACAAGGCGAACCTAACCTGGTGGAGTGACCGCCTCATGAATGAGCTGGACGAGGTCAGGGACCAGCTTTGGACGCTGTGGGCTTCAGACAccaaggaggaggtggaggacctgAAGAAAAGGCTGGCAGAAGCCAAGACCAGTCACACTGAGCTGTCCTCCAAATTAAAATCCCAGGAGGACGACAGTGACAGACTCAAGGAGAAGGTGGACCAGCTCAccaaggagaacaaaaacaaaaccttgtGGAGTGACTTTCTTATGAAAGAGCTGGAAAAGGTCCGTGAGCAGCTTTTGGTGATGGAGCCCCCCAACCATCTGGCTCTCAAGGAGGAGACTGATCTTGCAAAACTTATGAAGAACCTGTCCCTCCAAGACAACACAGGGCCCTCCCTTCCCAGGGCTGAGACTTGGACTAAAGAACTGATCAAGATCTCTCCCTGGTGAACACCCCCCTAAACAGCTGCTGCCCCCCCTCCGTGGGTTTTTCTCCGGGTCACTCCGGTTTCATCCCACacaaaaaattagaataaattcGTGAAAAATATATGTTCTTTGCTTTGTTTAGATTTCTGTATCTGTCACACTGTTGTCTGTATAGAGAGTCTGATGTGTAATAGAATCAGatgtgtttgcagagtgtgtttgGACAGGTCTAATAGATCCAGGGTCTCTGAGCTTCAACATCTCTCTCTGAGGTTTTTCTTATTAACTGACCTAAATGCATGAAACCTTATCATGAGTCTGCAAGCTATTCATTTTATGGTATCATTTCTTAAAATTCACATTTAACCTCATACacatgacaccaaaacaaataaacaataaaacaaaggggACAATGAAACtaacagtaacacaaaacaacaaacaaacaaaaacaagatccacaaacagaacagaaaaaacaactccTCACACCGACAAGCTCCATCTCTATAATTTCAGgatttgtttcttctttaaataaatgttagctgttTAAAAATAGATTCAAATAACAGAAAATCTTTGATCACAAATCAAATTTTCAGTACTCTCACTAAAACTTATGAACTAAGTGCGTGTAATACTTTAACacatatgttttcaaaatgaaatatttggtTCTTTTCAAGGGCTGatgattttttcagttttaaataaTATTGCAGTTTGTCACTCCAGTGTTTAAGTGAGCGAGGACATGTAGCtttccagtgttttaaaataactttcttaaatacaatagaggaaaaaagaataacCCAGCTTTGTGGATATCTGACTCTTACATGTGAGACATCTTGAAAGATGCAAATAGAAATATTGAAATTCATTTCCACTCCCAAAACCTCAGACAACCAACGCTCTATTTCAACCAAACCTTCTGAACTTTACTACAGTTCCAAAGTGCATGAATCAGTGAATCTGTGAGTCTGCATTTCACAAATTTTCATTGACTGTAATATCTCTTGTTAAACTCCAACAGTCCTTCCATCTCAATTTGATATCCTTCCTCCCTAAATCTTGGTTCCATGAATTCATTCTAGTTTGCAACGTAGTTTCAACAGAATATGATTTCTGCAAAACCTTATAAACTTTACCAATTCAATGATTACACGTTTCTGATAGAAATAGATTCCTCTAAATCACTCTGCTCTGTGTAAGAATGTaggtcaaacattttaaatacactTCTAAGCTGCATATACCTGAAAAATTCTTCATTAGAGAAACAAAAAGTGGATTGAAGGTCGGTCCAGGAGATACATTTATTTCCACTGATCAGGTTTTCAATAGTCTCTGTACCTCTGGACTGTCCCAAATAGTAGTTTGTTTTGGAATTGATATTGACTCACTGAACATCATTCCAACTGACtggcacactgcaaaaactgaaatctaagtaagattgaatGTGTGAGACATGAGGTTTGTACTCTATCTCAGGCAGCAGAGACACATGCTCTACCTGCCCTGTTACCTATCATTATttcatctccctcctctctttcaggaGACCAGCCCATTTCAGCTGTTAGTACCTTCTGTGAGCTGTGAGCTCTCCACTCTTATTCACACTTTTTCAGAAGCAGTCATCAAAATAACTTTGTCATAAAATTTTCAGATGACACTTATTTTAAGTCTTTTGAATGTTGATGATTG
Coding sequences within:
- the LOC117822937 gene encoding cingulin-like, with the protein product MENSESTSWYQPMDIDESNETLEEIITRYCRWPSQDKPHPQYHQRRPPQRQERYPAADSQVQELQERLEEEHKQRLQCEEENRCLKEQLKRLKHSFQPQNLTHYVQHTTGKFTGIINDLNQKLTAKEEANKTLKKEVEDLKQWLAEAKTSQTELSSKLTSQNEDMDRLKKEVDNLTNENENQTWLGDLVLNELAEVREKLSALEALDLQEQVDKLTKDKANLTWWSDRLMNELDEVRDQLWTLWASDTKEEVEDLKKRLAEAKTSHTELSSKLKSQEDDSDRLKEKVDQLTKENKNKTLWSDFLMKELEKVREQLLVMEPPNHLALKEETDLAKLMKNLSLQDNTGPSLPRAETWTKELIKISPW